DNA from Trueperaceae bacterium:
CCTGTGATACTCAGCTTCATAGGAAGCATCGTGCCGGACCAGGCGATCTTCTCCTATCCCCCAAACTGGTTCGAGTTCGGGATCAACTTCGACAACTACCGCTACATATTTACCGGCCAGCTCCCGGAGGTGTACCAAGCGGAGGGTGCCAGCCGCAGCATGATCTCGGACGCAGCGAGACAGGTTCCCCGCGCGCTGCTCAACAGCATGATCGTCTCCGGAACCGTTGCCCTGATAAATCTGGTCCTTGGCGGGCCAGCCGCCTACGCCTACGCCCGCCTGCGATTCCGCGGTCGCCGTCTGACTTTCATGGGGCTGATCATGGCACCGCTCGTACCGGCTGTGGCGCTGATCGTGCCCTACTACCTGCTGGTGCAACAGTTCGGGCTGCTTGGCACCAAACTGTCGATGGTACTCATCCACTCGATCATGACGCTACCCTTCACCACGTTGATCCTGTCGGTGTTCTTCGGTCGCATCCCCGACGAGCTGGAGGATGCGGCGAAGGTTGACGGCTGCACGCCGTTCCAGGCGTTCATCCGCATCTTCGTACCGCTCATCAGACCTAGTCTTCTCGCCACCGGTCTCTTCGCGTTCATGCTCTCCTACGCCGAGTTCATGTTCGCTCACGCATTGGGCGGCAGTGCCGACAGCCGCCTCCTTCCGGTCGTCATGACGGCACTCGCTCGCAATACCGATGTTTCCTGGGGCCTCCTGAACGCCTCGATCTTCATAGCCGTAGTTCCTTCCCTGTTACTGGTCATAGTAGTGTGGCGCTTCGTGGTCGAGGGGCTGCTGGCAGGGAGCGTCAAGGGGTAGCAAGGAAATGACAAGCAGAGGTACTAGATGACAGCCGAGAAGAGAGTCGTTGAACTTGGATTGCAACTTCCGTCGCCGCCGGCCCCGGTAGCGTCCTATCTACCGGCCGTCCGATCCGGCCAGCTGCTGTTCGTGAGCGGGCAGGGTCCTACGAAGGACGGGGTACCGGTGTATCGCGGCAAGGTCGGCGGCGAGCTTTCGGAAGATGAGGGACGCGACGCCGCCCGCCTCTGCGCGATCAACCTGCTGGCTGTGCTGCGGAGCGAACTGGGGTCGCTGGATGAGGTAACGAGGATGGTGAAACTCCTCGTTCTGGTGGCCAGCGAGAATGGGTTCGACCGCCAGCCGTTCGTGGCCAACGCCGCCTCCGACCTGCTGGCGGAAGTGTTCGGTCCAGCTGGGCGGCATGCGAGGAGTGCAGTGGGTACCAACCAGCTGCCTTTCGACATACCGGTCGAGATCGAGTTGATAGCCGAGGTCGGTTCGAGATGAGCAGTCCCGACTTCAAGGACGCGTTACGGCGGAGCAGGGTGATCGCGATCGTCCGCGGCGACTTCGAAGTGGCGCAGTACTTGACCATCGCCCAGGTTCTGTTCGAGGCCGGCATACCGGCGGTCGAACTCACTATCGAGAAGCCCAATGCGCTCGAAGCGATCGCCAGACTCTCCCGCGAGGGTCCTGATGATCTCTGGATCGGAGCCGGCACGGTCCGCACCGGCGAGAGCGCGCGCAAGGCTCTGGAGGTCGGCGCCCGCTACCTGATCTCTCCGGGCTTCGTCCGTGACGTCGCCGAGGTCGCCCTCGCCGCCTCCGTCCCCTACCTCCCCGGAGTCTTGACCCCCAGCGAGGTCGAAACGGCCGTGGCAGCAGGACTCCGGACGGTGAAACTGTTCCCGGCCAAACCGCTCGGACCGGCATACCTGGAAGCACTGAAGGCTCCCCTGGCCGATGTCGAATTCGTACCCACGGGCGGGATCCAACCGGCCGACGCTCGACAGTTCATCGAAGCCGGCGCCCTGGCGGTGGGCCTGGGCAGCTCACTCACGGGAGTGAATGCCGATAGGGTCGAGATCGAGGAACGGGCGGGTCGCCTACTCGAGAGTCTCAGGTCGGGAGCCGCGAGTGCCTGAGGTAGCAGGCAGAGAACCCCGATTCGACGTGACTTCGATCGGCGAATCGATGCTCAGGCTCTCGGTGGGTATCGGTCACCGTATCGCTTCTGCGGGCTCCTTCGACGCGCATGTCGCCGGGGCAGAATCCAATGTCTGCGC
Protein-coding regions in this window:
- a CDS encoding bifunctional 4-hydroxy-2-oxoglutarate aldolase/2-dehydro-3-deoxy-phosphogluconate aldolase, translated to MSSPDFKDALRRSRVIAIVRGDFEVAQYLTIAQVLFEAGIPAVELTIEKPNALEAIARLSREGPDDLWIGAGTVRTGESARKALEVGARYLISPGFVRDVAEVALAASVPYLPGVLTPSEVETAVAAGLRTVKLFPAKPLGPAYLEALKAPLADVEFVPTGGIQPADARQFIEAGALAVGLGSSLTGVNADRVEIEERAGRLLESLRSGAASA
- a CDS encoding carbohydrate ABC transporter permease, encoding MSRNRVLSRTMLLVGALLVFLFSAGPVILSFIGSIVPDQAIFSYPPNWFEFGINFDNYRYIFTGQLPEVYQAEGASRSMISDAARQVPRALLNSMIVSGTVALINLVLGGPAAYAYARLRFRGRRLTFMGLIMAPLVPAVALIVPYYLLVQQFGLLGTKLSMVLIHSIMTLPFTTLILSVFFGRIPDELEDAAKVDGCTPFQAFIRIFVPLIRPSLLATGLFAFMLSYAEFMFAHALGGSADSRLLPVVMTALARNTDVSWGLLNASIFIAVVPSLLLVIVVWRFVVEGLLAGSVKG
- a CDS encoding RidA family protein; protein product: MTAEKRVVELGLQLPSPPAPVASYLPAVRSGQLLFVSGQGPTKDGVPVYRGKVGGELSEDEGRDAARLCAINLLAVLRSELGSLDEVTRMVKLLVLVASENGFDRQPFVANAASDLLAEVFGPAGRHARSAVGTNQLPFDIPVEIELIAEVGSR